CCCAGATGCGGGAAGGGCCCGATCCGGCCGAAAAGAGGGCCAGGTCGACGCCGTCGAAGGCCCTTTCGTCGACGGCCCGGACGGTCCAGGAAGCCCCCCGAAAGAGGATCTCCCTCCCGGCCGATTGAGGCGACGCCAGCAGGCGGAGTTCGTCGACGGGGAAGTTCCGCTCCTCCAGGACGCGGACCATTTCCCGGCCGACGAGGCCCGTCGCTCCCAGCACGGCAACGCGCATGACCCTAATCCTCCTCGGGGATGAACTGGCTGTGGAGGGCGCGGACGGCCTGCTCCATCTTGGGTGCCGCCACGACGCAGGTGATGGCCATCGATGTGGCGGCGATCATGTCGAGGTTGATCTCCTCGCGTGCCAGGATGGAAAACATCTGCGACGGGATCTCGGGATGGCTGGCGATGCCCGCGCCGACGACGGAGACGCGGGCGATCTCCGTATCGAAGGTGACGCCCTGGGCTCCGATCTGGCGGACCAGGTCGCGGCAGACCTCGATGGCGTCGCCCAGAAGGGATTTCTTGATGAGGAAGGCGATGTCGTTGACCTGGCCTCGCATGACGCTCTGAATGATCATCTCGGCGCCGACGCCCCGGTCGGCCAGGGCCGAAAAAAGGCGAGCCGCCACGCCGGGCACGTCAGGAACGCCGAGGATGGCCACTTTGGCCGTCTCTCGGTCCGACACGACGGCCTTGACGACCAGTCCTTCGTTGACGTCGAAATTCATGACCCATGTTCCCTCCTCAGCACTGAAAGTGGAAGCCACGTAGATGGGGAGCTCCATGCGGGCCGCCAGCTCGACGCTGCGCGACTGGAGCACCTTCGATCCGGCCACGGCCATCTCCAGACACTCCTGACAGGAGATGCGCGACAGTTTGCGGGCCTCGGGGACGATGCGGGGATCGGCGCTGTAGATGCCGTCCACGTCGGTGTAGATGTGGCACGAATCGGCCTCGAGGGAGGCCGCCAGGGCGATGGCCGAGAGGTCCGACCCTCCCCTCCCGAGGGTGATGACGTCTCCGTTGGGAAGCACGCCCTGGAAGCCGGCGACGACGGGGACCTCCCCTGCGGCGAGGGAGCGCTCCACCTGCTGGGGCTCCATGCGGCAGATCCGCCCCTCGCTGTAGTGCCCTCCGACGCGAAAACCCGCCTGAGCCCCCGTGAAGGATCGCGATTTGAGCCCCTCGGCCTCGAGGGCCAGGGCCAGCAGGGCGATGGTCTGCTGTTCTCCCGTGGCCAGAAGCTGGTCCATCTCGCGGCGGTTCAGGCTCGGAGCCACCTCCATGGCGAGGCGGATGAGGCCGTCCGTCGTCTTGCCCATGGCCGAGACGACGACGACGACGGAATCGCCCTGGCGGACGAAGGAGGCCGCCTTTCGGGCCACGCCTCGGACTTTGTCGGCCGTGGCGACCGAGCTGCCGCCGAACTTGAAGACGCGCCGTGCCATGGTCAGAGGACCTCCTCGGGAACGAGAGAGAGAACCTGAGCCCCTTCGTCGTCGACGTCGAGAACGAAGAAGCGGCTACGGACGCCGTGATCGGAGAAGACGCGGCACATCGTCGAGGCCACGGCCTGAGGATTCCCCTTGACGAAGGCGAGGACGCTGGGGCCGGAACCGCTTATGGCGACGCCGAGACACTCGCGATGGAGGCGGACCTTCTCGAGGATCGTCTCCCCCCCGGGAAAGAGCTTGGCCCGGAACTGCTGATGGAGCCTGTCGTCCATGGCCCAGGGAAGCTCCTCCCAGCGCCCCATGGCCCAGGAGGCGGCGAAAAGAGCCACCCGGCCCACGTTGAAGACGGCATCCTGAAGGCTCACCTGCTCGGGCAGGGCCGCCCGGGCCGTCGAGGTGCTGACGCGCACCTCGGGAACGGCGACGACGGTGACGATCTCCCGGGGCAGGGACCGGAGGCGGACGTGGCGAAGCTCCCGGCCGTCCCAACAGCTGACGACCATGCCGCCGAGGCAGCAGGGGACGATGTTGTCGGGGTGCCCCTCTATGGCCGTCATGAGGGGCAGCAGCTCCTCGCGGGGAAGAGGGCGGTCGCGGAGAGCGTTGGCGATGAGGACGCCGCCCACGACGGCTCCGGCCGAGCTGCCCAGGCCGCGGCAGAGGGGAATGGCGTTGACGGAGCGGAGGGAGAGGCCGGGAGAGGCCGTCCCCCACTCGGAACAGGCCCGAAGGTAGCTTTTGACGACGAGGTTGGCCTGGGGATTCTGAAGCTCGCCGCTCCCCTCGCCGATGACGTCGATGACGAATTCCCCTTCGGGCAGGAGGTCGAGGATCTCGTAGTCGTTGTAGAGGGCCAGCCCCAGGCCGACGGTATCGAAGCCCGAGCCCAGGTTGGCGCTGGAGGCGGGGACGCGGACCCGGAAGGGCGTTTTCATCGCGACAGGACCTCCCGTAGGGAGTCCCAGCTGTCGTCGATTTCGACGGGCTCGGGAACCTGGGCCAGGGCGGCGTCGGGATCCTTCAGACCGTTGCCGGTGAGGACGGCGGCGATGCGGATTCCCTGGGGGAGCCGTCCCGCACGGTGCAGCTTCAGAAGACCCGCGACGGAGGCGCAGGAGGCCGGCTCGGCGAAAACGCCCTCCCGCGAGGCCAGAAGGCGCTGGGCGGCCAGGATCTCCTCGTCGGTGACGGCCAGAAACTGCCCGCCGCTTTCGGCGACGGCTCTTCGGGCCTTTTCGGCGTTGACGGGACGGCCGATGCGGATGGCCGTGGCCACCGTCTCCGGCTCGTCGACGGGGTGACCCTCGACGAGGGGGGCCGCTCCCGCGGCCTGGACGCCGATCATCGCCGGCACGGTCGCGGTCCTGCCCAGCTCCCGATAGCGGTTGAAGCCTGCCCAATAGGCCGAGATGTTGCCGGCGTTGCCGACGGGGATGGCCAGCCAGTCAGGCGCCTCGCCCAGCTCGTCGCAGATCTCCCAGGCCGCCGACTGCTGTCCCAGAAGACGGAAGGGGTTGACGGAGTTCACGATGGCCAGCCCCAGGTCCTCGGAGGCCTGTTTGGCCAGGTCGAGAGCCCTGTCGAAATTGCCCCGGACGGCGACGACGCGGGCGCCGTAGATCAGCGCCTGGGCCAGCTTGCCCCGGGCCACCTTGCCCGCCGGAAGGAGGACGAAACAGGGAATGCCGGCCCGGGCGGCATAGGCCGCGGCCGCCGCCGAGGTGTTGCCCGTCGAGGCGCAGACGACGGCCTTGGCCCCTCCCTCGATGGCCTTGGCCACGGCCAGGACCATCCCTCTGTCCTTGAAGGAACCTGTCGGATTGGCGCCCTCGAATTTGGCCCGCAGGTCGACGGAAAGTTCTCGTCCCAGATTTTCCAGCGGGATGAGGGGCGTCTGTCCCTCGCAGAGGGACAGACGGGGCGTCGCCTCCGTCAGGGGCAGCAGCGCTTCGTAACGAAACAGAATTCCTCTCAATGCGTCCGACCTCCCAGCATGATCGCCAGCTCTTTGCCTCGGGCACGACCGTACAAAAAAGCCCGTCTCCCCTCAGGAGACGGGTCTGACCCGCGGTTCCACTCCGTTTCCGGCTCGCGCCGGCACTCGTCCCCGCTGTAAGGGGCGGGGCCCCGACGCCTTATCGCTGAACGCGCTTCGGCATCCGCTCCGGGATGGTCTTCGGCATTCTCCCGACCCGCGAAGATCCTCTCAGCCACGGGACCCTCTCTCTGTCCGGCGAAAGACGCCTACTCTTCCCTTCATCGCAGGCCGTATCAACCGGCCGATAGGTTTCCGTATTTTTTACGCCCACTTCGCCCAATTGTCAAGGCATTGCCCAAAGAAGACAACTCTGATAAAATGATCGACCGACATAGGAAGACACCCCCGGCCAGTCCAAGGAGGCTGATGTCATGGCGACGAGCACCCGCACCTCCGACGACGTCATCGTGATGACGCGAAGCGGCTACGAAAAGCTCAGGGAAGAACTGGTCCAACTGCGAAGCACGGGCCGCACCGAGATCGCACGTCAGCTCGAAGAGGCCCGAGGCTTCGGCGACCTGAGCGAGAACGCCGAGTACCAGACAGCCAAGGACGAACAGGCCAAGCTCGAAAGCCGCGTCCAGTGGCTCGAGTACCAGCTGAGCAAGGCCAAGGTCATCGACACGGAGGACATCGACAGCAGCAAGGTCACCTTGGGGACGACGGTCCGCTTTCTCGACCTCGACAGCCGTCGCGAGTTTTCCTACACCATCGTCGGTTCCGAGGAATCGGACCCCAAGGCCCTCAAGCTCTCCGTGGCCAGCCCCGTCGGCCAGGCCCTCATGGGCAAGGAGACGGGAGAGGAGGTCCTGGCCCGCGTCCCCAAGGGAATGCGGAAGCTGAGGATTCTCGACATCTCCGTATCGAACTGATCGTCCTCCCGTGACGAAGAGGCGCCTTCCGAACGTTCGGAAGGCGCCTCTTCATCACGGAACTAACGCCTCCGGCAGGAGCGAGCCTCCTCCACGATCCGCCGCAACAGCTCGGAGAAGGCCATTCCCGCGGCCCTGGCGGCCTTGGGCACGAGGCTGGTCGCCGTCATGCCCGGAGCCGTGTTCACCTCCAGGACGAAAGGCCGCCCCTTCCCGTCGAGGCGCAGGTCGACGCGGCTGTAGACGCGGCAGTCCAACGCCCGATGGGCCGCCCTCGCGGCGGCGGAGACGTCGGCCTCCTCCTCGGCGGAAAGGGCTGCGGGCGTCTCGTAACGGCTCGCCCCCGCCGTGTATTTGGCCTCGTAGGAGTAGAAGCCCGAGGCGGGAAGGATCTCCACGACAGGAAGCGCCCGGACCTCCCCTTCCTCTTCGAGAAGGGTCGCCGTCAGCTCCCGACCTTCGATGAACCCTTCGACGATGACCTTCTCGTCGAAACGGCGGGCGTCGGCGACGGCCCGGGCCAGATCACAGGGGGCATCGACGACGGAGACGCCGACCGTGCTTCCGCAGCGGGCGGGCTTGACGACGACCCGCGTCCCGAGCCGGAAAAGGGCGTCGGCGCGAGGATCCTTTCCGCCTTCAAGCCTCTCCCCCTCTCCGAGGGTGAATCCCGGCGGCGTCGCCACGCCCCGCTCACGGAAAAGGGCCTTGCTCACTTCCTTGTCCATGGCGCAGAAACAGGCTTCGGGCCCCGAGCCCGAATAGGCCTTCCCGGCCATCTCCAGAAGGGCCTGAAGACGGCCGTCCTCTCCCCACCCCCCATGAAGGGCGACGAAGAAAAAATCCGCCTCGTCCAACAGGGAGAGGACCTCCCCCGCCTCCCGGACTTCAAGGGGACAGACCTTCCAGGGGAGTTCCCCCAGGGCGGCGCAGACGGCCGCGCCGCTTCTCAGGGAGACCTCCCGCTCGGGAGAATCCCCTCCGAACAGAACACCGATTCTCATCTCATCGCCTCCAACGATAGCGGCCCTCGTCGTCCTCAGGGACGACAGGCGGGCCGGACAGGACGGAAGGAACCGTTCTCCCGACCGTCAGGAATTTTTCGGAATGGAGGCAGGCCGGGCGCCCGGCTCGTCGATCTCCTTTTCCTGGAACTGCAGGGGACTTTCCGGATAGGCCTTGATGATCAGCCTGAGGCCGGCCCAATCGTCGCCGCGGATCCTGTCGTCCCGGACCGTCAGCTCCCAGGCGAGGCAGTCCACTTCGTAGCGCAGCTGATAGAGCATCTCGTCCAGGTTGTGATCCCGGAGATCCCAGCCGCCTCGGAGAGAAAGTTCCCACTGATCCGAAACGGGCAGGGTGACGCGCTGGTAGACGGTCTCCGTCTCGTCGTAACGGTCCCACTTCATGGGCGACGTGCCGTCGACCCATCTTCTGACGTAGGTGGAGCGCAGACGGAGGGAACCGGCCGACCAATCGAAGCCGAAGGCCAGATCGGTCGTCTTCTGGCTCTCCGAATCGGAGTCGTCGTAGTCGTAGTACCAGTAGGTGGCGCGCCAGAAGGGACGGAAGGCGGCCGTCGAGGCCCCCTCGCCGTAGAAGTCGAGGCCGGCGCCGCGCCGCTCCGTCGTCAGCCCCTCCTCGCCGTAGCGCCCCCAGCTTCCCAAAAGGCGCCACCAGCCGCCCGAGGCGGCGTCGCTCCACCAGGGTCCCTCTACGGTCACCTGAGGGTCGCGCCAGAGCGTCCCCTTGTAGCGTTTCTCTCCCGCCACGTCATCGATTTCGACGGACTCCCTCTGGCTCCAGAGGACCTCGGTGAACCAGCCCGATTTCTCGCTGCGGAGCCCCCAACGGGGCCTCCAGCGGTTTTCGTCGTCGACTTCGCTGTAGGAGTAGGAGCTCTCCAGGAAGAAGGAGGCATCGTCGCCGAGACGCTGCGTCAGGGTCAGACTGCCCTCGGGATCGATCTTCGACCAGGCCACGAGAGCGATTTCGGCCTGGCCCGACGACCAGGAGAGAGGACCGGAAATGCCCAGTCCGACGCCCTTGGTCCCGTCGTAGCGGGGCAGGGGGAGAAAGACTCCCGAGGCTCGGCGGGCGCTGACGATGTAGTCGAAGGGGTAGGTGAAAAGAAGTTTCTCGCCGATGTAGACGCGAGGCTGCTTGATGATGACCCGCTCCCCGGGGATGACGATGAGTTTTTTCGTCGTCAGCCGGTAGTGGGGCCGAGGCTCGTTGCAGGTCGTCACCGAGACGTGCTGCCACCAGCCGACGACCTCTCCCCTCTCGAGACCTTTGGCCTGTTTCGCCGTCACGACGCCTCGGCGCAGGGCCTCGTCGACGGGCAAGACCTCCAGATCCTCGCCCGAGAGGATGAGATGGTCGACACGGCCTCCCGCGTTGCGGATGAGGCCCCTGCCGGAGTTGAAGTCGTACTCGACGCTCTCTCCCTCGAAACGCTGCCCCCGCCACAGAAACGTCACGGGCGTCTTGCCGTCGGAGGAGGCCTTCACGATCTGTCTTTCCGTATCCATTTCGAGGAAGGCGGTGCGCATCTGCATGTCCGCATAGGAAAGGCGGACGTCCCCTTCGGCGCGGGCCACCCCCTCGGCCTCTTCGTAGACGAGGTGCTCGCCCTCGACGGAGATCTCCTTCGAGGCCCAGGCGACGGAGCCGGAAGAAAGCAAGAATGACAGGCCTATCAGGGAGATCAGAAGCCTCAGGGACTTTGCCAAAAAAGACGAGCCTCCTCTCGCAGGACGACGACGCCATCGATATCGAACGATCCCCGCCCGCTCTCCAGGCGGGTTCCGCCGAGCACATCCTCGATCTTGATCCCCCCCGAGAGGGACCAGGCCGACGCGCCTTCCGTCCAGAGGGCCTCCCCGGAAGACCAGCGCAGCTCAAAGCCCTCGCCGTTCAGGGTCCCCCGCGGGCGGATCAGACGGACCTGGGCCAAATCGTCGGCGTAGTCGGCCTGAGGAGCCGAAAAGGTCCACGCTCTCCCCTTCTCGTCGGAAAGGACGATCTCGACGGTATAGCCCCGCGCCGAGGTCGCGGAACGCTCCAGCTTCTCCGCCGTCAGGTGCCACGATCTCCCGTCGATCTCTCTCTCGAAGTCGACGCTTTCGACGGCGAGGACGATCTCCTCTTTGCCCTCGCGGCTCACGCCCGCCTGAGGAAGGCGGAGGGATAGGTCCCGCTGGACCATCCAGATGAAGCCTCCTCCGAGGAGGAGGAGAACCGGAAGGATCAGGTATTTTCTCCGGCGCGGTTTACCAGACAACCCTCCAGCCCCCCTCCTGCCGGACGAGCCGGAAGGTCTCGCTCTGAAGAACGCGGATGAAGACCAGTTTCTGAGCCGCCGTGACCTTGACCCTGTTCTCGTCGAGCCACGTCGTCCGATAACCGTCGCGGAGGGAGAGGCGGAAGGAGCGGGAAAGGGCCTCCCTGGCGAAGGTCTCCTCGCTCAGCAAAAGCCTCGATTCGTCGCTCAGGAGCCGATAGAGGGGGCCCGTTTCCCCGGCGCTCCAGAGACGGAGAAAGGTCTCGAGGGTCTCCTCTCGGCTGCGGAAGGGAGGCTCCTTCTCGGCGACTTCCGAGGGGGAGACCTCCAGGGGTTCTTCCGACGCCACAACCGGAGGCACTTCCACGTCGGCCGCCGCGATCGTCGCCTCGGTCTTCAGGGGCAGGGGGTCGGAGGGCAGGAGCAGGAAGGGGGGAGGCGGCTCGAACTCGGGCGCAGCGGCCGACGGGGGCTCCTCGACGGGAGAGCCGGGCACTGCCGCGGAGGGGGCGATGACGGGATCCGGCGGCGACGGCGTCTTCTGCGGCTCCTGAGGAAGAGGCGGGAGCTCGACGACGAGCTCCTCGACGTCGCCACCGACAGAGGCTCGGCCGGCGGCAAAGTCGAACCGTGTCTCCGGGGTAGGCCCCAGGCCCGTCAGGACGAGGGAAAAGGCCTCTTCCTGGCGGGGGAAGAAGACCAGTCCCTGAACGAGTCCCTCGATGGGCGAGGCCAGGCGTTCCTCGAAGGAGAGGGGAGCGATGCGACGGCCGTCGGGAAGCTCCAGGAAAAGCCGCTTCTCGACGGGATCGATCTGGACAGGTCGGCTTCCGAAGTTGTAGACCGAGAGAAGAAAGGCCAGGGCCTCGTCCATGCGAAGGCTCTTACGAAAGGACTGAGCCGACGTCTCCATCTCGTAGGGGGAGAAGCCCTGGCGGGAGCCCTCGACGCGGACCCAGGGATCGACCAACTCCTGCGGGTAGTGAACGACCCAGATCAGGCAGTCCTGGCCCCAACGGAACGAGGTCCAGGCATCGAGAATCCGGGCAACCTCCAAGGCCGGCTCTTGGGCTGACGCAACAGTCGCCGCAGAAAGGCAGAGGAAGAGGAGCAGGAGTCGACGTCTCACGAAGGACCTCAGAGTCTGTAATCGATGATGGCCGAGACGCCCACGCCCTGAACGCGTTTGAAGCGCTGGAGAGGGTTCTCGGAATCGATGGGGACGAGGACCTTGACGCCGATCCGTCCCTGGAAGGAGACGTCGAGCTGGGCCACGGCCTTGGTGGCGTCGACGACGCCCTTGGGGCCGGCCACCTGAGCCGCTCCGATGCTGGTGCCGCTGCCGATGGTGACGATGGGGACGACCTTCGTGTGTCCCTCGACCTTGACGCCTTTGTTGAGCGTGGCGGTGTTGATGAAATCGTTGATGGGACCGGCGACGGTCTTGACGAGCAGGCCGCCTCCGACGACGCCGATGAGATCGCCCAGATCGATGGCAGGGGCGGGAGCCGACACCGAGACGGTCAGAGCGAGAGCGGCGAAAAGACCGAGCACCCTCTTGCGCGTTTTCATGAGACTACCTCCTTTTCCCTATCCCTTTAGGCTTCCTTCGTTTTTCGTCTGTTCCGTTCGCGAAACCCGTCAGTTCGTCGCAGGAGGAGCGTTGCCGTCTCCGCTGTCTCCGCTGAGCTCCTCGCCGGGAGGAGGAGAGGCCTGCCGCGTCAGACCCTGAAGTCCCACCGGAACGGGGAAGGCCCTGACCGTCGTCTCCGTCGTCGACTCGAGGTAGAAAAGGGTCCCCTGGGCAAGCTCCTTCTCCCCTCCCCGGACGAGAAATCCCGTGGCCAGACCCAAGGGGCCGAGGACGACGAGCCCCAGGAAGCTGGCGCCCGCCGCGGCCAGGACCTCTTTGTCCGTCGAGGCGGCCTCCTTGGCCTTCTCTCCCAGGAAGACGGCGATTCGCTCCGGCCCCAGGGGAAGAAGGGCCTCGAAGGCGATCTTCACCTCGGCGGCGCGACCGAAGCTGCGCGGCGGCTTGACCTCGGCCACATGGCCGACGACGACGCTCCCTCGCGGGGCGACGAGATGGCCATCGACGACGAGGTCATCTCTCAGGGCCATGGCGACGGGCATGTCCTTCTCCGCCGTCCGGGGCGAGAGAGCCTCCTGCAGTTCGACGCGGACGAGGGTGGCCGCAGGCAGGGAGAGATCCTCCCAAGTGACGCCCTCGGCCAGGAGCAGGGCCACCAGCCGCTCGAGGCGCATCGCCAGAGGACGCTCCTCCCCCCTCTGCCCCTCGAGAAGCAGCTCCAGATCGGCGATGCGGTCGCGGGCCGCCTTGGAGGGGGATACCCTCTGAGAGACGGCCCACTCGGCCACGCCGAGCTTGAAGAGGAACGAGGGCTGCTCCGGACTCCCCTCGTCGATGTAGTTCAGAAGGGCCTGCTGCCTCTCGGCGATGCTTCCCGGCAGCTCGCGACCGAAAAGATCCTGCTCCACCTGGCCGAGGCGGGCGATGAGACCTCCGGGTTGAGGCCCTCCGTAGACGACCTTCTCCACTCTGCCCAGAAGCTGAAAGGGCGTCTCCTCGTCGGCCACGGCCCCGGAAAGGGCACAGAATCCGACGAAAAAAGCGGCGACGAGACAGACCCAGGCCAAACGTTTCATCGATCTACCTCCTTCAGCGTTCGCGTTCCTCAATCGGGAGCCGAATCCCTTTCCCTCTTCCCGGCCAGAGCGGCGGCCACGAAATCGCGGAAGAGCGGCTGGGATTTCACGGGACGCGATGTGAACTCAGGATGAAACTGAACGCCGACGAACCAGGGGTGGTCGGCCATCTCGACGATCTCCACCAGGTTCCGGCCGGGACAGATCCCGGCGACGCGGAGTCCCTTGGCCTCCAGGCGATCGAGGTACTCGTTGTTGAACTCGAAGCGATGGCGATGGCGCTCGTGAATCAGGGGTCGACCGTAGGCCCGCCGGGAACGGCTTCCCTCGACGAGCTCGCAGGGATAGGCGCCGAGACGCATCGTTCCGCCCATGTCCTCGACGCACTTCTGCTCCTCCATGAGATGGATGACGGGACTGGGCGTGGCCGGGTCGATCTCGACGCTGTTGGCGCCGACGATGCCGCAGACGTTGCGGGCGAATTCGACGACGGCCACCTGCATCCCCAGGCAGAGGCCGAAATAGGGGATTTTTTTCTTCCGGGCAAATCCCGCGGCGGCGATCTTTCCCTCGACGCCGCGGGAGCCGAAACCTCCGGGAACGAGAATGGCGTCGACGCCCGAAAGATGGGCCTCGGCCCCGTCGCACTCGATCTCCTCGGCCTCGACGGGACGCATCCGGACGCGGCAGCCGTTGGCGATTCCCGCGTGGAGGAGGGCCTCGACGACGCTCAGGTAGGCATCCTTGAGGGCCGTGTACTTGCCGACCATGGCGATCTCGACCTCCTCCTCGGCGTCGGTGAAGGTGGCGATGAAACGCTCCCAGTCGCTCAGATCGGGGGCATTCCCGTCGGCAAGGCCCAGACGGCGCAGGACGAGGCCGTCGAAATCCTGGGCGAAAAGCTGAAGGGGAACCTTGTAAATGGTGTCGGCGTCGAGGGCCTCGACGACACAGTCCTTGGCGACGTTGCAGAAGAGGGCGATCTTGTCGCGAAGATCCTGGCTCAGAGCGAACTGGGAGCGGCAGACGATGATATCGGGCTGGATGCCGATGCGACGCAGCTCGTTGACGCTGTGCTGCGTCGGCTTCGTCTTCAGCTCGCCTGCGGCGGCGATGTAGGGGACGAGGGTGACGTGGCAGTAAAGGACGTTTTCCCGGCCCACGCGGGAGA
The DNA window shown above is from Aminithiophilus ramosus and carries:
- the thrB gene encoding homoserine kinase, whose product is MKTPFRVRVPASSANLGSGFDTVGLGLALYNDYEILDLLPEGEFVIDVIGEGSGELQNPQANLVVKSYLRACSEWGTASPGLSLRSVNAIPLCRGLGSSAGAVVGGVLIANALRDRPLPREELLPLMTAIEGHPDNIVPCCLGGMVVSCWDGRELRHVRLRSLPREIVTVVAVPEVRVSTSTARAALPEQVSLQDAVFNVGRVALFAASWAMGRWEELPWAMDDRLHQQFRAKLFPGGETILEKVRLHRECLGVAISGSGPSVLAFVKGNPQAVASTMCRVFSDHGVRSRFFVLDVDDEGAQVLSLVPEEVL
- the thrC gene encoding threonine synthase, encoding MRGILFRYEALLPLTEATPRLSLCEGQTPLIPLENLGRELSVDLRAKFEGANPTGSFKDRGMVLAVAKAIEGGAKAVVCASTGNTSAAAAAYAARAGIPCFVLLPAGKVARGKLAQALIYGARVVAVRGNFDRALDLAKQASEDLGLAIVNSVNPFRLLGQQSAAWEICDELGEAPDWLAIPVGNAGNISAYWAGFNRYRELGRTATVPAMIGVQAAGAAPLVEGHPVDEPETVATAIRIGRPVNAEKARRAVAESGGQFLAVTDEEILAAQRLLASREGVFAEPASCASVAGLLKLHRAGRLPQGIRIAAVLTGNGLKDPDAALAQVPEPVEIDDSWDSLREVLSR
- a CDS encoding aspartate kinase — its product is MARRVFKFGGSSVATADKVRGVARKAASFVRQGDSVVVVVSAMGKTTDGLIRLAMEVAPSLNRREMDQLLATGEQQTIALLALALEAEGLKSRSFTGAQAGFRVGGHYSEGRICRMEPQQVERSLAAGEVPVVAGFQGVLPNGDVITLGRGGSDLSAIALAASLEADSCHIYTDVDGIYSADPRIVPEARKLSRISCQECLEMAVAGSKVLQSRSVELAARMELPIYVASTFSAEEGTWVMNFDVNEGLVVKAVVSDRETAKVAILGVPDVPGVAARLFSALADRGVGAEMIIQSVMRGQVNDIAFLIKKSLLGDAIEVCRDLVRQIGAQGVTFDTEIARVSVVGAGIASHPEIPSQMFSILAREEINLDMIAATSMAITCVVAAPKMEQAVRALHSQFIPEED
- a CDS encoding CTP synthase, whose protein sequence is MTKYVFVTGGVVSSLGKGITAASLGVLLKKRGFKVSIIKLDPYINVDAGTMNPFQHGEVFVTDDGAETDLDLGHYERFIDESLTSSNNVTTGKIYSRVIDKEREGHYLGATVQVIPHITSEIQQRVLAVAEGQDIVICEIGGTVGDIEGLPFLEAIRQMISRVGRENVLYCHVTLVPYIAAAGELKTKPTQHSVNELRRIGIQPDIIVCRSQFALSQDLRDKIALFCNVAKDCVVEALDADTIYKVPLQLFAQDFDGLVLRRLGLADGNAPDLSDWERFIATFTDAEEEVEIAMVGKYTALKDAYLSVVEALLHAGIANGCRVRMRPVEAEEIECDGAEAHLSGVDAILVPGGFGSRGVEGKIAAAGFARKKKIPYFGLCLGMQVAVVEFARNVCGIVGANSVEIDPATPSPVIHLMEEQKCVEDMGGTMRLGAYPCELVEGSRSRRAYGRPLIHERHRHRFEFNNEYLDRLEAKGLRVAGICPGRNLVEIVEMADHPWFVGVQFHPEFTSRPVKSQPLFRDFVAAALAGKRERDSAPD
- a CDS encoding LPS-assembly protein LptD, which translates into the protein MAKSLRLLISLIGLSFLLSSGSVAWASKEISVEGEHLVYEEAEGVARAEGDVRLSYADMQMRTAFLEMDTERQIVKASSDGKTPVTFLWRGQRFEGESVEYDFNSGRGLIRNAGGRVDHLILSGEDLEVLPVDEALRRGVVTAKQAKGLERGEVVGWWQHVSVTTCNEPRPHYRLTTKKLIVIPGERVIIKQPRVYIGEKLLFTYPFDYIVSARRASGVFLPLPRYDGTKGVGLGISGPLSWSSGQAEIALVAWSKIDPEGSLTLTQRLGDDASFFLESSYSYSEVDDENRWRPRWGLRSEKSGWFTEVLWSQRESVEIDDVAGEKRYKGTLWRDPQVTVEGPWWSDAASGGWWRLLGSWGRYGEEGLTTERRGAGLDFYGEGASTAAFRPFWRATYWYYDYDDSDSESQKTTDLAFGFDWSAGSLRLRSTYVRRWVDGTSPMKWDRYDETETVYQRVTLPVSDQWELSLRGGWDLRDHNLDEMLYQLRYEVDCLAWELTVRDDRIRGDDWAGLRLIIKAYPESPLQFQEKEIDEPGARPASIPKNS
- the greA gene encoding transcription elongation factor GreA; this translates as MATSTRTSDDVIVMTRSGYEKLREELVQLRSTGRTEIARQLEEARGFGDLSENAEYQTAKDEQAKLESRVQWLEYQLSKAKVIDTEDIDSSKVTLGTTVRFLDLDSRREFSYTIVGSEESDPKALKLSVASPVGQALMGKETGEEVLARVPKGMRKLRILDISVSN
- a CDS encoding D-alanine--D-alanine ligase family protein — translated: MRIGVLFGGDSPEREVSLRSGAAVCAALGELPWKVCPLEVREAGEVLSLLDEADFFFVALHGGWGEDGRLQALLEMAGKAYSGSGPEACFCAMDKEVSKALFRERGVATPPGFTLGEGERLEGGKDPRADALFRLGTRVVVKPARCGSTVGVSVVDAPCDLARAVADARRFDEKVIVEGFIEGRELTATLLEEEGEVRALPVVEILPASGFYSYEAKYTAGASRYETPAALSAEEEADVSAAARAAHRALDCRVYSRVDLRLDGKGRPFVLEVNTAPGMTATSLVPKAARAAGMAFSELLRRIVEEARSCRRR